TGTCATGAGCCACCAGATTCTCATTGTCGATGACGACCCGCAGATCCGCAGCCTGCTGGCCGACTACCTCGACAATTTCGGCTTCGCCTGCCGCGCGGTCGGCGACGCCACCGCAATGCGCGCCGCGCTGGCGGCCCGTCCGGCGGACCTCGTCATCCTCGACCTGATGCTGCCCGGCGAGGACGGCCTCAGCCTGTGCCGCACGCTGCGCACCCATGGCGACATCCCGATCATCATGCTCACCGCGCGGGCAGAGGCGGCCGACCGCATCGTGGGCCTCGAACTCGGCGCCGACGATTACGTGGTCAAGCCCTTCGACCCGCGCGAACTGGTCGCCCGCATCCACACCATCCTGCGCCGCGCCGCCGCGGCGCGGCAGGCACCGGCTGCCGAGGCGAACGGCGCGGGCGAAATCGCCTTCGCCGGCTGGCAACTCAATCCGCTCACGCGCGTGCTGACCTCGCCCGAACGCCTCGCCATTCCGCTCTCCAATGCGGAATTCCGCCTGCTGTGGGTCTTCATCGAGCGGCCGCGCTGCGTGCTCAACCGCGACCAGCTGCTCGATGCCGCGCGCGGTCGCGCCGCCGAAGCCTTCGACCGCAGCATCGACCTGCTGGTATCCCGGCTGCGGCAAAAGCTGCAGGAAGACCCCCGTCTGCCCAAGCTGCTGAAGACGATCCGCGGCGAGGGC
Above is a window of Azoarcus olearius DNA encoding:
- a CDS encoding response regulator, which gives rise to MSHQILIVDDDPQIRSLLADYLDNFGFACRAVGDATAMRAALAARPADLVILDLMLPGEDGLSLCRTLRTHGDIPIIMLTARAEAADRIVGLELGADDYVVKPFDPRELVARIHTILRRAAAARQAPAAEANGAGEIAFAGWQLNPLTRVLTSPERLAIPLSNAEFRLLWVFIERPRCVLNRDQLLDAARGRAAEAFDRSIDLLVSRLRQKLQEDPRLPKLLKTIRGEGYLFDTEVVR